In Deltaproteobacteria bacterium, the DNA window CTCAGGATACTTCTTCAAGCGGCCCACAATCGCTTCATCGGGCACGTCGCTAAAGGCCTCACGAGCAACATTTAGAATTTCTTCCGTTCGCGCTAAAACATAGGGGGAAGTGCATTGATAAACCGTTATTTTCATTTCCACGAATACACCCGGATGATGTTCACAAGCCTCCAGGCGCTTCCTTTCTTAACCTAATGAGTTGAGCAATCTTCTTTGACCGCGATGCAGATAAACTCGCTTACGCTTACTCTTCATCAACAGCGATGCTGCCTCAATATCCTCTGCGATGCCTCGTCTCATCAACACCGCAGCCATCACTGTAGCAGACCGGCCATGCCCACGGGCACAGTGAATCAGCACAGGGCCTCGGTGCAAAGAGACAGCCTCTACCAGTTCTCTAAATGCTTGCTCATCGGGTGCTTGACCATCAAGTGTTGGTAAACACATATAATCGGGTTCACCTGGTAAGTGTCTAATCATAGCCGACTCCGCCGTCAGATCGACGACCAGCTCGATGCCCGGGGGAACTTCCCGAGCCAATAATCTACGCCCCAGCCACAAGCCAGGACTTATCTCATTGACTCCCTCGCGCCCCGACCAGCGGTCAAGCGCAACGATGATTCGATACTCCCAAATCCAAGGTGTATGTATGAATCTATTGAGAAGAGGTATATTACCCGTTGAATCTTTCCCGAAAGTTTTGGGTCCGATCCAAAGATAGCTTAGACCGCATAGCAACATAGACAACAAACACCAGCCCGCCAGAACCCACCACTGCCCAAGACCCAGCAAAACCAAAATCAATATTTCCGGCAGGTAGTATTTCATGAACTCTCAAGATAAGTGAATTTAAATGGGGTTCTCATAGCCGCAGAAATCAAACATTCTTGAAATCTCAAACTGCGCCAACATCATGCTTGCTTAAGATCACAGCAGAAATCATCGCGACCATCTTATCGTTAGCGTCTTGCGACAAGACTGCGACTCGTACATACCGCGTGGGATCACTTAACCCTTGATGCCCTATATCTCGGCACAAAAGTTTGCGGTTTACCATCTCATCCAAAAATTCGGCTGCAGTCCACCCCGTTTTCTTGAGGTCTAAGAGCAGACAATTGATATTCGAAGGCATCACACGCAAGCCAGGTAAGGACCGAAGCTTCCCTGAGAAACCCTCGCGCAGACGATGGGTCTCTTCAACCCGATCCAGATAGTAGTCCTCTGCTTCAAAAGCCGCAATGGCTGCCATTTGGCCCGGCGTAGACACAATATACGGCGGCGTCTCGATTTGAAACTGCTTGGCAACGGACACTGCCGCTACGGCATAACCTATACGCATTCCGCTGAGTGCATAAAACTTAGAGACCGACTTAAGAACCATTAGGTTCGGATACTGTTCAACACAGCTCTCGATGCTGTTTCCTTTGCCAATGTAATCGATATAAGTCTCATCAACCACGATGCTCATCTGCCCTATGCTATCAAGCAAGCGAATCATTTTATCTTTGGGCAATGCAAAACCCGTTGGGTTGCATGGATTAACCAAACAAATCGCACTTGCTTTGGATGCTTTCGCAAATTTGGCCAGAGCATCCACATCGAGAATAAAATCAGATTCATCCGTATAGAATGGAAGAACTTCGCGGCCATGGAGGTTCGTTAAGACGTGGCGATATTCTGCATAACTTGGCTGTGGAATCACAATCGGTCCCTCGCCTGCAAGAAATTTCGGGACCACCCGGAAGATAAGATCTGAAGAGCCACAGCCCAAGACGATTTGTGATGCTTGAATATTGCGACTGGCCGCAATGGCATCTCGAAGACCTTCTGCATGAACCGGCGGTGAGGTACGCGCGCACCAAGCTAAATTGTCACTCAGTTTCTTCAAGACCGCTGGTGCTGGAGGATACCAAGCATCCAAAACATCAGCCGCCAAAACCTCGTCGAGCGCTTCAAGCTTCGTAAAATCTTGCCCGACGGTATCGTAAACACGTCCACCGTGGGGACAGGTTTCTAACTCTTTAGGTGCTTGGGTCGGGTTAGGCACACCCACTCGCTTCACTCCGGCGCGCTCTGAATCCACATCTTCTTTATTCAGGTCAGCTGGGTTACGTACGGTGCTGGTCATCGGTTACTCCTACCTTTAGTACAGCACTATCCATGCCAACGCGTCCACAAAAAAAATCATTCAATTCGCATACTTATGAATACATCTCCGCTAAATAATGGCTGATTTTTCGCCGATTATCCATTGCCCACCAGAAAAGTGGTTGGAGCGCCATTTTGTGAATTCCGCACCCTATTTAGACCGGTTGGTGCCCGCCCCGAAAAAGAATCCATTTCGTTCAGCATTCGGACTTTAGTAAGCTCAAACCAAGGCTTTCGCGAGAGAGGAACCAGGAACCGATGAGCCCGAAACAAACAGACAACCCACTTGTAACTCTAAGAGTTTGGGTGGGCGGCACCCTCGTAATGCTGGTGAGTCTTATCTTTAGTTTCTGGTTCATTCCCGTAGCGGGTCTGGGTTTTAAGAGATTAGCCCGTAAACTTCACCCGCTCTGGGCCCGCGCCACCGTCGCTTGCCTAGGCGCCAAGCTTACATCCCATGGTCTTCAGCATTTACCTTCAAATGGTTTTATCGCAGCCGCCACACACCACTCTTTAATGGACACGTTCACGTATCCCGCAGTGATCGGCGCGGAAACTTGCTACCTTGGGAAAGAGGAGCTGAGTCGCCGTCCGATTTTTTCCCAATGTTTTCGGCTACTCGAAAATGTTTTTGTAGAGCGCGATGCTGGCGAAAAAGCTCTAGAAAGGATTTTAGCACACATCCAGTCCTTACCGCCTACACATAACCTCTTCATTCACCCGGAAGGCACTCGAGGCCCTGAAGGGCGCGTGCGTCCGCTAACGCCGGGTATCATCAAGCTTGCGATTGAAACTCAAAAACCCATCGTTCCCATGGTGTCCCTGGGCGGTGAAAAGCTATGGCCCAAGGGTGCACTCTTTCCCTTACCGGGTCCCGTCAGTATTGTTGTTGGAGAACCCATCGACACACGCAGTTGGAAGCTTGAAACCTATGGCACTCATCTTGATCACCTTCGAAAAACATTGGACCGGCTCATGAAATCTGGCGCTAACCTATGAGCCCGGATGTTTATACCTCTCTCAAAGCCGCATGCGCGCAGCTCGATACCCGCGACACCCGTTATCGTTTCGAACTGCTCCAAGACGTCCCGTGGGAAAGGCTCAATGAATCAGGTCAGCACCTCCCCGCCTCACTGCTTAAAAACACAGGCATCCAATACGACGCTCTCCAAACTAACCCAAAAGCTGAACAACTTTTTCAATGGAGCTGTGCCCTCGAATGGTGCTTGGTGTATCAAAGTATCTACAACGAGTGCCTTGCCTTCATCGACGACCAAGCATCAGAATTGGGGCCAATGCGCAGTATGCTTTTGCTCTACCAAGAGAAGCGGAAGCACCAAAACCTACTCTCCCTCTACGAAAAATATTTGCGCAGTATCAATCCATCCCAGGTCACAGCATTCGACAAACATTATGCGCTGCACAGCCCTCCTAAATTTCTCCAATTTTCTGCGTCCTCTGAAAAAGAAAAACACTTACAAACACTCCTGCAGATAATCCTGGTGATGGAATCAGGACTCCACTGGGCAGAGCAAGTTGCAAACCTGGAAGAAAAAGCAGCACCTGTTTGGCATCACCTACACCAAGCTCATGCTCGTGAGGTTGCCCAAGAACTGCTAACCCTGATCGCACACATTCAATGCATCGACTTCAGCGCAGAAGAGCGAAGCGAGCAAGCACAACTCTTCTGGACACAGTCTCAACAAACCGCACCTTCTTTGATTCCCGTTCAAGCAAGTGCTGCCTTGGTCGCCGAGCAGTACCCTGAGCTAAGGGAAAACCTTCGCTATGCCTCCAAAGCTGCTTACGAAATGGTCTCACACCATCCAGCCTTCGAAACCACACGAACCATCGCCCAAGGTCTCGATCTACTCGCTCAGGGTTTAGCCACAGCATCTGACCCGGCCCTTGATACAGTTCTTAACAGCTCACAAATCCATGGCGCGCCTTATAAAAATCCACCCTCGTTGCAAGAGACTTTGGTTGACCGATTTATCCAAACCATCACCGCAGAGCATGATGCCGGGCTCGTCTATCTACGTGACGACGGCTCGGAACTTCAAGAAAGTTATGCTGGCCTATTCCAGCGCTCCAAGCACGCACTCGATTACCTACGCAGCCAAGGCGCTGAGAAAAATCAAGCCGTGATCATCCAGATCAACCGGCCCGAGGATTTTGTGGCCTGCTTTTGGGGGGCGCTATTAGGTGGAATGATTCCAGTACCTCTTGCCAGCCTGATGACGATTGGGCGAGGTGGCAAAGAACTGGAAAAGACATTCCGTATTTACGAATTCCTTGAGAAGCCGCTTGTGATAACCGACTCCAGAACCAAATCTGCAATTGAAAAAAACCTCGATGCAGGCAGTGGTACGGTCATTCGGATGCAAACGACTGAGGCAATGAACGCCCACCGCGCCCAAAACGATGTGAAGCTTTCTCCATCGGGTCCCGAGGATACGGCATTCATCCAATTTAGCTCGGGAAGCACCGGTACGCCCAAAGGGGTATGCCTAAGTCACCAAAACTTACTCCATAATATTGTTTCAATCATCGAGCACCAGGATGGGAACCCCAGCAATTGCTTTGTGAGTTGGCTTCCTCTCTTTCACGATATGGGCATTATCGGATACCACCTCCTGCCAATCGTATTGCAGGCCAAACAGGTCTTGATGCAGCCGCGCCTCTTTATGAAACGTCCGCTGACCTGGCTTCAAGCGTTGGACCGTCACCAAGGCACCTGCACAGCGTCTCCCAATTTCGGACTGAGCAGGGTTCTTGCGAAAGTCACCCAAGACGATGTGCGTGAACTCGATCTCGCACCCATCCATTGCCTACTCAATGGTTCTGAGCCTATCTCATGGGATATATTGCAACAATTCACCACTTTGCTCGAACCCGCAAAGTTCTCTAAAACAGCGATGAGCCCCGGCTATGGATTGGCCGAAGGCAGTCTTTGCATCAGCGCCCGCCCCGCTCACACTCTTCCCCTCGTCCATCACGTCAACCGAAATACGCTGAACCGAAAAATGGCGGTTATTACCAGTGTGGAGCCAGCAACGAATTCTTTACCACTGGTTGAAGTGGGTACCGCTCTACCGGGGGTCTCCATTCGCATTGTAGACAATGATGACCAAGTTACCTCACCCGGGTTTGTGGGGCATATACAAATTCAGGGTGCTAATGTTACACAAGGCTATTATAAGTCTCCCGAGCTCAACGCGGAGACCTTCTGCGGCGAGTGGCTAAGGACCGGTGACCTCGGATATATTCTCGACGGGCGCCTTGT includes these proteins:
- a CDS encoding histidinol-phosphate aminotransferase family protein, yielding MTSTVRNPADLNKEDVDSERAGVKRVGVPNPTQAPKELETCPHGGRVYDTVGQDFTKLEALDEVLAADVLDAWYPPAPAVLKKLSDNLAWCARTSPPVHAEGLRDAIAASRNIQASQIVLGCGSSDLIFRVVPKFLAGEGPIVIPQPSYAEYRHVLTNLHGREVLPFYTDESDFILDVDALAKFAKASKASAICLVNPCNPTGFALPKDKMIRLLDSIGQMSIVVDETYIDYIGKGNSIESCVEQYPNLMVLKSVSKFYALSGMRIGYAVAAVSVAKQFQIETPPYIVSTPGQMAAIAAFEAEDYYLDRVEETHRLREGFSGKLRSLPGLRVMPSNINCLLLDLKKTGWTAAEFLDEMVNRKLLCRDIGHQGLSDPTRYVRVAVLSQDANDKMVAMISAVILSKHDVGAV
- a CDS encoding 1-acyl-sn-glycerol-3-phosphate acyltransferase, with amino-acid sequence MSPKQTDNPLVTLRVWVGGTLVMLVSLIFSFWFIPVAGLGFKRLARKLHPLWARATVACLGAKLTSHGLQHLPSNGFIAAATHHSLMDTFTYPAVIGAETCYLGKEELSRRPIFSQCFRLLENVFVERDAGEKALERILAHIQSLPPTHNLFIHPEGTRGPEGRVRPLTPGIIKLAIETQKPIVPMVSLGGEKLWPKGALFPLPGPVSIVVGEPIDTRSWKLETYGTHLDHLRKTLDRLMKSGANL
- a CDS encoding non-ribosomal peptide synthetase; this translates as MSPDVYTSLKAACAQLDTRDTRYRFELLQDVPWERLNESGQHLPASLLKNTGIQYDALQTNPKAEQLFQWSCALEWCLVYQSIYNECLAFIDDQASELGPMRSMLLLYQEKRKHQNLLSLYEKYLRSINPSQVTAFDKHYALHSPPKFLQFSASSEKEKHLQTLLQIILVMESGLHWAEQVANLEEKAAPVWHHLHQAHAREVAQELLTLIAHIQCIDFSAEERSEQAQLFWTQSQQTAPSLIPVQASAALVAEQYPELRENLRYASKAAYEMVSHHPAFETTRTIAQGLDLLAQGLATASDPALDTVLNSSQIHGAPYKNPPSLQETLVDRFIQTITAEHDAGLVYLRDDGSELQESYAGLFQRSKHALDYLRSQGAEKNQAVIIQINRPEDFVACFWGALLGGMIPVPLASLMTIGRGGKELEKTFRIYEFLEKPLVITDSRTKSAIEKNLDAGSGTVIRMQTTEAMNAHRAQNDVKLSPSGPEDTAFIQFSSGSTGTPKGVCLSHQNLLHNIVSIIEHQDGNPSNCFVSWLPLFHDMGIIGYHLLPIVLQAKQVLMQPRLFMKRPLTWLQALDRHQGTCTASPNFGLSRVLAKVTQDDVRELDLAPIHCLLNGSEPISWDILQQFTTLLEPAKFSKTAMSPGYGLAEGSLCISARPAHTLPLVHHVNRNTLNRKMAVITSVEPATNSLPLVEVGTALPGVSIRIVDNDDQVTSPGFVGHIQIQGANVTQGYYKSPELNAETFCGEWLRTGDLGYILDGRLVITGRHKDIIFVRGQNFYAHDIESSLNELEWFDSGRVAVFATTHSRDGSDLICLAGVFKKTETTQSEKFDLTRAHVAKTFAIQLDCIIPVRANQIPKTSSGKIQRHVLQERFNQGEFDDQVDTGPVELDLPSLNTMDASCSDAPQTEQAVSENSDKLIKLQNLVQQTWVSILKVSADRVTLTEEFASLGGTSLQAAEIHATLEDKLGDYISHEMLTESNTVEAMAGYIYTEYPELLKNIA